From the genome of Thermogutta terrifontis, one region includes:
- a CDS encoding UbiD family decarboxylase, which yields MGYRTLRQCVNDLLATGQMIRIDVPVDPDLEMAAIQRRVFKAGGPALYFASVRGCRFPMVSNLFGTMDRIRYIFRDTLDHLAKLISLGIDPADWLRRPRLLMKLPWWGWRAWPKLVRRGPATAHEISLRQLPKLRSWPNDGGAYITLPLVYTEDPARPGFAHSNLGMYRVQITGGKYDPECEVGLHYQIHRGIGVHHAKAIEMKQKLRVNVFVGGAPAMTVAAVMPLPEGMSELFFAGVLGGHRIPMIRQPEGLPIYAEADFVLTGYIEPKKLLPEGPFGDHLGYYSLAHDFPVMRVEHVYHRPQPIWPFTVVGRPPQEDSMFGKLIHELVGPVIPKTIPGIRAVHAVDAAGVHPLLLAIGSERYTPYDERKRPQELLTLANALLGHGQLSLAKYLFIAAGEDNPELSVYEVDDFLRHILERVDWRRDVHFQTCTTADTLDYTGGALNQGSKVVIAAVGKPRRTLPVALDSRIRIPEDLGFSDPRVMLPGILVVQGPPFSRNEQGEDENIKKFCAFYKRQDAINLFPLIVVVDDSEFTARTLDNFLWTTFTRSDPAGDIHGIEEFIHKKHWGCHGSLVIDARAKPEHPPPLVEDPEIVRRVEALAAPGQPLHGII from the coding sequence ATGGGCTACCGAACACTCCGCCAGTGCGTGAATGACCTCCTGGCCACCGGTCAGATGATTCGGATCGACGTGCCGGTGGATCCGGACCTGGAAATGGCGGCCATTCAACGGCGGGTCTTCAAGGCGGGCGGTCCCGCTCTCTATTTCGCTTCGGTTCGCGGATGCCGCTTCCCCATGGTCAGCAATCTGTTCGGGACGATGGACCGCATCCGCTATATTTTTCGCGATACTTTGGATCATCTTGCGAAGCTGATTTCGCTGGGAATTGATCCGGCCGACTGGCTGCGGCGCCCGCGACTGCTCATGAAACTGCCGTGGTGGGGCTGGCGGGCCTGGCCGAAACTCGTTCGCCGCGGACCCGCCACCGCCCATGAAATCAGCCTCCGGCAGCTACCCAAGCTGCGTTCATGGCCCAACGACGGCGGCGCGTACATCACGCTTCCCCTGGTCTATACAGAGGATCCCGCCCGGCCCGGCTTTGCCCATTCCAACCTGGGCATGTATCGCGTCCAAATCACCGGAGGAAAGTACGACCCCGAGTGCGAAGTGGGACTCCACTATCAAATCCATCGCGGGATTGGCGTCCACCATGCGAAAGCCATCGAGATGAAGCAGAAGCTGCGGGTCAACGTGTTTGTCGGGGGTGCACCTGCGATGACGGTGGCCGCCGTCATGCCGCTCCCTGAGGGCATGAGTGAACTTTTCTTCGCCGGGGTTTTAGGGGGACACCGCATTCCGATGATCAGGCAGCCGGAAGGGTTACCCATCTACGCCGAGGCGGATTTCGTCCTTACGGGATACATTGAACCCAAGAAGCTTTTGCCCGAAGGCCCGTTCGGAGATCACCTCGGCTATTACAGCCTGGCGCATGATTTTCCCGTGATGCGGGTGGAGCATGTGTATCATCGACCGCAGCCGATCTGGCCGTTCACGGTGGTGGGGCGACCACCCCAGGAAGATTCCATGTTTGGCAAGCTCATTCACGAACTCGTGGGGCCGGTGATCCCGAAAACGATTCCCGGCATCCGTGCGGTGCACGCGGTGGATGCCGCTGGTGTGCACCCACTCCTCCTCGCCATCGGCAGCGAACGTTACACCCCCTACGACGAGCGAAAGCGGCCCCAGGAGCTTCTGACGCTGGCCAATGCCCTCCTCGGCCATGGGCAACTCTCTCTCGCCAAGTACCTGTTCATCGCGGCTGGCGAGGACAATCCCGAGTTGAGTGTCTACGAGGTCGATGATTTTCTGCGACACATTCTGGAGCGCGTCGATTGGCGGCGGGATGTCCATTTTCAAACCTGCACGACGGCAGATACTCTCGACTACACAGGGGGGGCCCTCAATCAGGGTTCCAAAGTCGTGATTGCAGCGGTGGGGAAGCCGCGACGAACGTTGCCCGTCGCCCTCGATTCCCGGATTCGGATTCCGGAAGATCTGGGGTTTTCCGATCCGCGGGTGATGTTGCCCGGCATTCTCGTGGTCCAGGGCCCGCCGTTTTCCCGCAATGAACAGGGGGAAGATGAAAACATCAAGAAATTCTGCGCCTTCTACAAGCGGCAGGATGCGATCAACCTCTTTCCGCTTATCGTTGTGGTGGACGACAGCGAGTTCACCGCGCGGACTCTCGACAATTTCCTGTGGACCACGTTCACCCGCAGCGATCCAGCGGGAGATATTCACGGGATTGAGGAATTCATTCACAAGAAGCACTGGGGGTGTCACGGCTCGTTGGTCATCGATGCCCGGGCCAAGCCGGAACATCCGCCGCCCCTTGTAGAAGACCCGGAGATTGTGCGGCGGGTGGAAGCGCTGGCCGCCCCGGGCCAGCCCCTCCACGGCATCATTTAA
- a CDS encoding FG-GAP repeat domain-containing protein, whose product MKKSFLVCTSLAVLILGASYPRGDAAEDGPSTASAAQPPFRLAFLGDPDWSAGTVRHALQALGAVNGVALEVREIPAKGRPLEEILTGLVAPDEKGEQPGYQYEAVVVYDQAARLLVHRKPGVLADNLHILSGLAPQVLWVLSPMPRINAALEAERVEVLKRAGDFPTLRPLSGLAALDMLKKRGGSAPWMNDLTSDRATSLGDYVTAILIGASLWEIKQLPTEIRLGSGATLTIPQEALPVLTELAHAVHTGTVPLPEINWDYAPELAEPVQLRTEKDAVSYEGTGIVPGLFDWQGDGRPELVLSARGTGECQVWSLDGSKLGPSPLISWKMGAPNCPWNALSGNEVTVLQVLDFDQDRRPDFLVGTSTGELVLIRGRADGTFGRVEKLVNEKGEALRVPYLFSAQVGHLQKELAWTLVAGDQAGNVFLSFQQGSIEKPVWTVPTAVQIGRWELQLEGAAAPAFADWDRDGRMDLVIGSRSGSVVWVRNVGTEEKPAWDFPLTLVTAVAEESVLPIPHRNKGRRELWRPCPGWSPCPIAADINGDHLPDLILGDVNRRVVQFRDLTPEERAEVDGLVKRREELWQKLEHAGPGEESALRAALWEVTLALLEKSRDRRYERCGWVWYLERKALAAPRP is encoded by the coding sequence GTGAAAAAGTCGTTTCTGGTTTGTACATCCCTGGCGGTTCTTATTCTTGGCGCTTCCTATCCGCGGGGAGACGCTGCGGAAGATGGACCATCGACGGCCTCGGCCGCCCAACCGCCATTCCGCCTGGCCTTCCTGGGAGATCCCGACTGGAGTGCGGGAACCGTCCGCCACGCGCTTCAGGCCCTTGGGGCCGTGAATGGCGTCGCACTGGAAGTGCGTGAAATCCCTGCCAAAGGCCGACCCCTTGAGGAGATTCTCACTGGGCTCGTCGCACCCGATGAGAAAGGTGAGCAACCCGGCTATCAATATGAAGCCGTGGTGGTTTACGACCAGGCGGCTCGACTCCTCGTGCATCGGAAGCCCGGCGTGCTGGCGGACAACCTTCACATCCTCAGCGGTCTGGCTCCGCAAGTGCTGTGGGTGCTCTCGCCCATGCCTCGCATTAACGCAGCCCTGGAGGCCGAGCGCGTGGAGGTTCTCAAGCGGGCCGGAGACTTCCCGACGCTCCGTCCGCTATCCGGGCTTGCAGCGCTGGATATGCTTAAAAAACGCGGTGGTTCTGCGCCGTGGATGAATGATCTGACCTCCGACCGCGCCACGAGTCTTGGCGACTATGTGACGGCCATCCTCATCGGGGCGTCCCTCTGGGAGATCAAGCAACTGCCCACCGAGATTCGCCTGGGTTCAGGAGCCACCCTCACCATTCCCCAGGAAGCCCTGCCCGTCTTGACCGAACTGGCCCACGCCGTGCACACGGGCACGGTGCCACTCCCCGAGATCAACTGGGACTATGCCCCGGAGCTTGCCGAACCAGTCCAATTGCGGACGGAGAAGGATGCCGTTTCCTACGAAGGTACGGGTATTGTGCCAGGACTCTTTGACTGGCAGGGTGACGGCCGACCGGAGTTGGTTCTCAGTGCCCGGGGAACCGGCGAATGCCAGGTCTGGAGCTTGGACGGTAGTAAACTGGGGCCTAGCCCCCTAATAAGCTGGAAAATGGGTGCACCCAACTGCCCGTGGAATGCCCTCTCCGGCAACGAGGTGACGGTTTTACAGGTTCTGGATTTTGATCAGGACCGTCGTCCCGATTTTCTGGTGGGAACGAGCACGGGCGAGCTCGTCCTGATTCGAGGCCGGGCTGATGGTACTTTCGGTAGAGTGGAAAAGTTGGTCAACGAAAAGGGAGAAGCGCTTCGCGTCCCCTACCTTTTCTCAGCCCAGGTGGGCCACCTCCAAAAAGAGCTGGCCTGGACACTTGTGGCGGGAGATCAAGCGGGAAACGTCTTCCTTTCATTCCAGCAGGGGTCAATTGAAAAACCGGTTTGGACGGTCCCGACGGCGGTGCAGATCGGTCGGTGGGAACTTCAGCTCGAAGGAGCGGCAGCCCCCGCCTTTGCTGACTGGGACCGCGACGGCCGGATGGACCTGGTCATCGGTTCCCGTTCCGGTAGCGTTGTCTGGGTGCGGAATGTGGGCACGGAAGAAAAGCCGGCCTGGGACTTTCCACTCACGCTGGTGACTGCCGTCGCGGAGGAGAGCGTTTTGCCGATTCCACACCGCAACAAAGGGCGACGGGAATTATGGCGGCCGTGCCCGGGCTGGAGTCCCTGCCCCATTGCCGCCGATATCAACGGAGACCATCTCCCCGACCTGATTTTGGGGGATGTCAACCGCCGGGTGGTTCAATTCCGGGATTTGACGCCGGAGGAACGGGCTGAGGTGGACGGCCTCGTCAAGCGGCGGGAAGAACTGTGGCAAAAGCTGGAGCACGCCGGCCCAGGAGAGGAGTCGGCACTTCGGGCGGCACTTTGGGAAGTGACGCTGGCCCTCCTGGAGAAATCTCGCGATCGCCGGTATGAACGCTGCGGTTGGGTGTGGTACCTGGAACGGAAAGCCCTGGCAGCTCCGCGACCGTAA
- a CDS encoding ThuA domain-containing protein: MYEHLTRTQLGCLAIVLAGIVLVWGAPACLGESSAVAKRVVFIAGRPSHGFGSHEHNAGCLLLAKKLKEALPAIETVVYTNGWPEKKDALSGASTIVIFADGGGGNIIAQHLAELEAAIKEGAGLVVLHYALDVASPEAREKLKSWIGGYYETFWSVNPTWLAEFKELPDHPVTRGVKPFSINDEWYYHMRFVDDMKGVTPILTAIPPDRTRMGPDGPHSGNPAVRARKGMPEHVAWAYERPDGGRGFGFTGGHFHWNWAHDQYRMVVLNAIAWTAHLDIPPEGLKTKTPTIDELLENLDEPMPNNFDRQALQRQIEQWNQP, from the coding sequence ATGTATGAACATCTGACAAGGACCCAACTTGGCTGCTTGGCCATCGTCTTGGCGGGAATTGTCTTGGTCTGGGGCGCGCCTGCCTGTCTTGGGGAATCCTCCGCGGTTGCCAAGCGGGTGGTGTTTATTGCCGGCCGACCCAGCCACGGCTTCGGCAGCCACGAGCACAATGCGGGATGCCTGCTGCTGGCCAAAAAGCTCAAGGAGGCCCTGCCTGCAATTGAGACCGTCGTGTACACGAACGGCTGGCCGGAAAAGAAGGACGCCCTGTCCGGTGCGAGCACGATCGTGATCTTTGCCGACGGTGGCGGGGGAAACATCATCGCCCAACATCTTGCGGAGCTTGAGGCGGCCATCAAAGAGGGAGCAGGGTTGGTGGTGTTGCACTATGCCCTGGACGTGGCCTCGCCCGAAGCCCGAGAAAAGCTGAAATCCTGGATTGGCGGTTACTACGAAACGTTCTGGTCGGTCAATCCGACCTGGTTGGCGGAATTCAAGGAGCTTCCGGATCATCCCGTCACTCGCGGGGTCAAGCCTTTCAGCATCAACGACGAATGGTACTACCACATGCGTTTTGTAGACGATATGAAAGGCGTGACGCCGATTCTCACGGCGATTCCGCCGGACCGCACCCGGATGGGTCCCGACGGTCCGCACAGCGGGAACCCGGCCGTTCGGGCGAGAAAGGGCATGCCCGAGCATGTCGCCTGGGCCTACGAACGGCCGGATGGTGGACGAGGATTCGGGTTTACCGGTGGACACTTCCACTGGAATTGGGCTCACGATCAGTATCGGATGGTGGTGCTGAACGCCATTGCCTGGACAGCGCATCTTGACATCCCGCCCGAGGGATTGAAAACCAAAACACCAACCATCGACGAGCTTTTGGAAAATCTCGACGAACCGATGCCCAACAATTTCGATCGCCAGGCTTTGCAAAGACAGATCGAGCAGTGGAACCAGCCCTGA
- a CDS encoding DegT/DnrJ/EryC1/StrS family aminotransferase, with product MSFDTIVSQKLAIDGGPRAVTNKLPGWPQFTEEAIQAVERVLRSGRVNYWTGPLGMEFERRFAQWQGSRFAVAVSSGTAALHVALSALGIGPGDEVIVPSYTFIATSFAVLQAGAIPRFADVNLEDHCISVESAEKLVNKRTKAIIPVHLYGNVCDMDKINAFAKKYNLYVIEDNAEAYGGEYKGKKTGTLGHIAACSFCQNKTFTTGGEGGMVTTDDEDLAWEARSFRDHGYDVKERLNLLELEQKLPYIHTRLGWNYRMTEMQSAIGLAELDRIDTWNLPRRRRNAHILMDALMPLPQVKYGPIDTEERRNGFYVCAFSLDIENMGCDIQQFVNAAIAEGAPVWKVFWPQCHTERAYREHRGFGRTGFPFTSKEYTDPESVDYSKVDVPNARWHERHTFTCFAYPTYSEEDMRQIAAALVKVIKAYS from the coding sequence ATGTCCTTTGACACAATTGTCTCGCAGAAACTGGCGATTGATGGGGGACCCAGGGCGGTGACCAATAAGTTGCCCGGCTGGCCTCAGTTCACGGAGGAAGCAATCCAGGCCGTGGAGAGGGTTCTCCGCTCGGGCCGTGTCAATTACTGGACTGGCCCGCTGGGGATGGAGTTCGAACGTCGTTTTGCCCAGTGGCAGGGAAGCCGGTTTGCAGTGGCCGTCTCCTCAGGCACAGCGGCTCTCCACGTGGCGCTGTCTGCCCTCGGGATCGGTCCCGGCGATGAAGTCATCGTGCCCAGCTACACGTTCATCGCCACAAGTTTTGCTGTTCTTCAGGCAGGGGCTATCCCTCGATTCGCCGACGTCAACCTCGAGGACCACTGCATCAGTGTGGAATCAGCGGAGAAACTCGTCAACAAGCGGACAAAAGCGATTATTCCTGTCCACCTTTACGGCAATGTCTGCGATATGGACAAAATTAATGCCTTCGCAAAGAAATATAACCTCTATGTTATCGAGGATAATGCCGAAGCTTATGGGGGAGAATACAAGGGCAAAAAGACGGGAACGCTCGGCCATATTGCGGCCTGCAGCTTCTGTCAGAACAAGACCTTTACCACGGGCGGAGAGGGCGGCATGGTGACCACCGACGATGAGGACCTCGCATGGGAGGCTCGCAGTTTCCGCGATCACGGCTATGACGTCAAGGAACGTCTTAATCTCCTGGAACTTGAACAAAAGCTGCCATATATCCACACGCGGCTGGGGTGGAACTATCGGATGACGGAAATGCAGTCCGCCATCGGGCTGGCCGAGCTCGATCGCATCGACACGTGGAATTTGCCCCGCCGACGCCGCAATGCGCATATTCTGATGGACGCCCTCATGCCATTGCCGCAGGTGAAATACGGACCCATCGATACCGAGGAGCGCCGCAACGGTTTCTATGTGTGCGCATTTTCACTGGATATTGAGAATATGGGCTGCGATATTCAGCAATTTGTCAATGCCGCGATTGCTGAGGGCGCGCCCGTGTGGAAAGTCTTTTGGCCGCAATGTCATACGGAGCGAGCCTACAGGGAACACCGGGGTTTCGGCCGGACAGGATTCCCATTCACCTCTAAGGAATATACTGATCCGGAAAGTGTCGATTATTCAAAGGTAGATGTCCCCAATGCCCGGTGGCACGAGAGGCATACCTTCACCTGTTTCGCCTATCCGACATATTCGGAAGAGGACATGCGACAGATTGCGGCCGCCCTCGTCAAAGTGATTAAAGCATACAGTTGA